A segment of the Deltaproteobacteria bacterium genome:
CTCGAGAGGGTTGAAGGGGCTACGCGAAGTCGACTTTCTCGTACATGATCTCGAGCGTCTCGCTGACGTGCCCAGAGGTGCGCGAGTTCAGCCCGGAGAGCTTCCACTTCTTCGGCCAGCACTCGTGCAGGTTGACGCGCGTGGACTCGCCGCCGTCGTCGGTCATGTACACGATGCTGATGCTCTTGCGCTGGACGTTGCCCTCGTAGACCGTCTTGAACCAGTCGTAGAACTCGGTGCTCGACGACCAGTCGCGCTCCAGCACCAGCGTGCCCACCTTCTGGCGGCCGGGGCGGATGCGCTGGAAGTGATCGTCGGCATCCTGATAGGCGACCATCTCGTGCTCGTGGTCGAGGCCGTCCACCTTGTGGACGCCGCCGATGGTGACGCCCTCGATCTCGACCGAGAACCGGCTCTGCTGGTTGAAGTCGCCGGCGGTGTTCTTGGTGCTCCCTTTGAGGACCTCACGGCTGAACTTCACTGGCATTCAACTGCTCCTGTCATTGCCCCGCGCGGGGGCCGTGCACTGCGATCCGGCGGCGGTAGATTCCGCTCCCGGGCTTCCACTTCACACTTTCCGGGCCCCTCCCGGATCGCCGTCCCCCACCGCTTTTCGATCGCGTCCCGGGAGCGGCAATCGAGCCCGCCCCCGGGACGCTACCCCTCCGCTACTTCGACTGTCCTGCCATCTGGCCGATGCGGAAGATGACGAATTCCGCCGGCTTCACCGGAGCGATGCCGATCTCGCAGACCATCTGGCCCGCGTCGACGACCTCCGGCGGGTTGGTCTCGGAGTCGCACTTCAC
Coding sequences within it:
- a CDS encoding phage tail protein, with amino-acid sequence MPVKFSREVLKGSTKNTAGDFNQQSRFSVEIEGVTIGGVHKVDGLDHEHEMVAYQDADDHFQRIRPGRQKVGTLVLERDWSSSTEFYDWFKTVYEGNVQRKSISIVYMTDDGGESTRVNLHECWPKKWKLSGLNSRTSGHVSETLEIMYEKVDFA